A single genomic interval of Aureliella helgolandensis harbors:
- a CDS encoding response regulator — MPFVSPPKISTPPVVILLVEDDDDDVLLISKTFKTDVVRSQLFRVEDGVQAIEFLRRQGQFADAPRPDLILLDLNMPRKDGREVLKEIKEDVDLRLIPVVVLTTSESESDILASYNYHANSFISKPLDLVEFRQVLAAIREYWFSIVKLPRS, encoded by the coding sequence ATGCCGTTCGTTAGTCCACCGAAAATCTCCACACCGCCAGTGGTTATACTGCTCGTCGAGGATGATGATGACGACGTTTTGCTTATCTCTAAGACCTTCAAAACGGATGTTGTCCGCAGTCAGCTCTTTCGCGTCGAAGATGGAGTGCAGGCGATTGAGTTTCTGAGAAGGCAAGGTCAGTTTGCGGATGCCCCACGTCCCGATCTCATCTTGTTGGACCTCAATATGCCTCGCAAAGATGGACGCGAAGTTCTCAAGGAAATCAAAGAAGACGTCGACTTGCGTTTAATCCCCGTGGTGGTCCTGACCACCTCGGAGAGTGAGAGCGATATCTTGGCAAGCTATAACTACCATGCCAACAGCTTCATTAGTAAGCCTCTTGACTTGGTTGAGTTCCGACAAGTCTTAGCCGCGATACGCGAGTATTGGTTCTCGATCGTCAAACTTCCCCGCAGTTAA